Proteins from a genomic interval of Zingiber officinale cultivar Zhangliang chromosome 2A, Zo_v1.1, whole genome shotgun sequence:
- the LOC122042031 gene encoding mitochondrial import inner membrane translocase subunit TIM50-like, producing MAFRFARSRSLSLLAKFRIEHRTLNVSAAPPKEPLSSSDALFSDQPSSLSSPIQPPSPPPPSSGAVRRSWSLLKYGSVAALTAAVGTTAYVTYAYSLEELEHKANTLRETAKGSRGEDDESTLQKFNNLLYSTAMKVPVKALDLYLDLRRATEEHVRGFTEPSSEKLLPDLHPQEQHAFTLVLDLNETLVYSDWKRDRGWRTFKRPGIDAFLEHLGKLYEIVVYSDQLNMYVDPVIERLDQKGYIRHKLSRAATKYVNGKHYRDLSKLNRDPSRIIYISGHALESCLQPENSVPIKPWKLENDDTALLDLIPFLEYVALHRPADIRQVLASFQGHDIATEFIERSKEYQRKMQEQKQHGRFWKR from the exons ATGGCTTTTCGCTTCGCTCGATCCCGCTCACTCTCCCTTCTCGCGAAGTTTCGGATAGAGCACAGGACCCTAAATGTCTCCGCCGCCCCTCCTAAGGAGCCCCTCTCCTCCTCCGACGCTCTCTTCAGCGACCAACCCTCCTCGTTATCTTCCCCTATTCAGCCACCGTCGCCGCCGCCTCCCTCTTCCGGGGCTGTACGCCGGTCATGGAGTCTCCTCAAGTATGGATCAGTTGCAGCTCTCACTGCCGCCGTCGGAACCACCGCCTACGTCACTTATG CATATTCTTTAGAAGAATTGGAACACAAGGCAAATACATTGCGAGAGACGGCAAAAGGTTCAAGAGGAGAAGATGATGAATCCACTCTCCAA AAATTTAACAATTTGCTCTATTCCACAGCCATGAAAG TTCCTGTTAAAGCTTTGGATCTCTATCTGGATCTTAGGAGGGCAACTGAAGAACATGTTCGG GGATTTACTGAACCTTCATCAGAGAAGTTGCTTCCTGATTTGCATCCTCAAGAACAACATGCTTTCACTCTTGTTCTAGATCTTAATGAGACTCTCGTGTACTCTGACTGGAAG CGTGACAGAGGCTGGAGAACATTTAAAAGGCCCGGTATTGATGCTTTCTTGGAACATCTTGGAAAACTTTATGAAATTGTTGTGTACTCCGATCAATTGAATATG TATGTAGATCCCGTCATAGAAAGGTTGGATCAGAAAGGATATATTCGTCATAAGCTATCTAGAGCTGCAACAAAATATGTGAATGGAAAACATTATCGG GATCTATCGAAGCTGAACAGAGATCCATCACGTATAATTTATATCAGTGGTCATGCTCTTGAATCTTGCCTCCAGCCTGAAAATAGTGTGCCTATCAAACCCTGGAAACTAGAAAATGATGACACTGCACTTCTAGACCTTATTCCTTTTCTTGAAT ATGTAGCTCTCCACAGACCAGCCGATATAAGACAAGTACTGGCATCGTTTCAAGGTCATGATATAGCCACTGAATTTATTGAACGCTCAAAGGAATATCAAAG GAAAATGCAAGAACAGAAACAGCATGGTCGTTTCTGGAAGCGTTGA
- the LOC122042030 gene encoding probable monogalactosyldiacylglycerol synthase 3, chloroplastic, whose amino-acid sequence MESTAVTPRKSIKEIVMEKMRAHRAQSLERKQLKRKRTKSFSCDDDRLVSRAVVLGDDDETMFWEEEEGTVEMAQIGADRTKNVLILMSDTGGGHRASAEAIRDAFRIEFGDEYKVFVKDLFTEHAGWPLNDMERSYKFMVKHVQLWRMAFHGTSPRWIHNIYLAAIASLHTKKVEAGLKKYKPDIIISVHPLMQHIPLWVLQWQNLQKRVVFVTIITDLNTCHPTWFHSDVNRCYCPSEEVAKRAALVGLQPSQIHVSGLPIRPSFCRAILVKDELRKELEMDADLPAVLLMGGGEGMGPVKKTAKALGESLFDKENGKPIGQLVVICGRNKTLSATLSEIPWKIPVKIMGFVTQMEKYMGACDCIITKAGPGTIAEALIRGLPIILNDFIPGQEVGNVPYVVDNGAGVFSKSSKETASLVARWFGPESDVLKKMSENALKLAQPDAVFDIVRDIHELAEQRGPLSQMTHCLTSSFFQSRNSSFISSTS is encoded by the exons ATGGAGTCTACGGCGGTGACACCCCGGAAGTCGATTAAGGAGATCGTGATGGAGAAAATGCGGGCTCACCGCGCCCAGTCGCTCGAGAGGAAGCAGCTGAAGCGGAAGAGGACCAAGAGTTTCTCGTGCGACGACGATCGTCTCGTCTCCAGGGCGGTTGTCTTAGGCGACGATGACGAGACGATGTtctgggaggaggaggagggcacCGTGGAGATGGCCCAGATCGGGGCAGACCGCACCAAGAACGTGCTCATCCTCATGAGCGACACCGGCGGTGGCCATCGCGCTTCTGCTGAGGCAATCCGCGACGCCTTCCGTATTGAGTTCGGCGACGAGTACAAG GTGTTCGTGAAGGATTTGTTCACAGAACACGCAGGTTGGCCGTTGAATGACATGGAGAGGTCCTACAAATTCATGGTGAAGCATGTGCAGCTATGGAGGATGGCCTTTCACGGGACCTCACCTCGTTGGATCCATAACATCTATCTTGCTGCTATTGCATCATTACACACCAA GAAAGTGGAGGCCGGTCTGAAGAAGTACAAGCCAGATATTATAATCAGTGTCCATCCACTTATGCAACACATTCCTTTGTGGGTGCTACAATGGCAGAACCTTCAAAAGAGAGTTGTTTTTGTTACCATCATCACCGACCTCAACACTTGTCATCCTACGTG GTTCCACTCTGATGTCAACAGATGCTACTGCCCGTCTGAGGAAGTAGCAAAGAGGGCTGCATTGGTTGGCCTACAGCCTTCTCAGATCCATGTATCTGGTTTGCCCATCAGACCTTCCTTTTGTCGTGCCATTCTTGTCAAG GATGAATTGAGAAAAGAGCTTGAGATGGATGCTGATCTCCCTGCTGTCTTACTGATGGGAGGAGGTGAAGGAATGGGACCAGTCAAAAAGACTGCAAAGGCTCTTGGCGAATCACTATTCGACAAggagaatggaaaaccaattggGCAACTTGTCGTCATTTGTGGCCGAAACAAAACTCTAAGTGCAACACTCTCGGAGATTCCATGGAAAATCCCTGTGAAG ATAATGGGGTTTGTAACCCAAATGGAGAAATATATGGGAGCTTGTGATTGCATTATAACAAAG GCTGGACCTGGCACAATCGCCGAGGCTTTGATAAGGGGACTCCCTATAATCTTAAACGACTTCATTCCTGGACAG GAGGTTGGAAATGTACCTTATGTGGTCGACAATGGCGCCGGCGTATTCTCAAAGAGTTCAAAGGAAACCGCCAGCCTTGTTGCTCGCTGGTTTGGCCCTGAATCAGATGTGTTGAAGAAAATGTCTGAAAATGCGCTGAAACTGGCACAACCTGATGCTGTTTTTGACATCGTCAGGGATATTCACGAGCTTGCTGAACAGAGAGGTCCTTTATCCCAAATGACCCATTGCTTGACTTCATCGTTCTTCCAATCAAGGAACAGTTCATTCATAAGTTCTACAAGCTAA